Proteins from a single region of Bos javanicus breed banteng chromosome 7, ARS-OSU_banteng_1.0, whole genome shotgun sequence:
- the ATP8B3 gene encoding phospholipid-transporting ATPase IK isoform X8: MGSLAYREDLDEEKNSEFTWEVQANNRAYNSQFKEKVFLCWQRRKYKKNIIHTAKYNVFSFLPLNLYEQFHRFSNLYFLLIILLQGIPEISTLPWFTLFAPLVCLLTIRAIRDLVDDIGRHRSDKIVNNRPCQILMGKSFLWRKWKNLHVGDLVCLHKDSIVPADLVLLASTEPSSLCYVETADIDGETNLKFRQAPMITHHELTSIRKIASFQGKVVCEEPNSRMHHFVGCLEWKGKKYPLDSGNILLRGCKVRNTDTCYGLVVYAGFDTKIMKNCGKIHLKRTKIDHLMNRLVVLIFVSMVVVSAVLTFGFWHKVKEFKANHHYVSAVHMRSVAMEAFFIFWGFLILLSVLVPMAMFIIRAEFIYLGNSVFINWDEHMYYEPQDLPAKARSTSLNDLLGQVEYIFSDKTGTLTQNIMTFKKCCINGVVYGPEETPGKENPFLWNEFADGKLLFCNAQLLQAVRANQDWRVREFWRVLAVCHTVMVQEKNNQLVYQAASPDEEALVTAARNFGYVFLARTQDSITLMELGEECVYQVLAMMDFNSIRKRMSVLVRKPEGSIYLYTKGADTVIYERLQKKGETEWATEEALASFAKETLRTLCLACKEVDEEVYEEWRQRHQEASILLQNRAQALHQVYEEMEQSLQLLGATAIEDRLQDGVLETIKCLKQGNIKVWVLTGDKQETAVNIGFACELLSENMIILEEKEIVRILEVYWENNNNLQGGEKKELPLQFKMALVINGEFLDQLLLSLRKEPRAPVQNVNVDPLESWQEPGEERVDFLQARRLSLMWRTLGIQLRSSGLAPQHEDSKTLRSAEERRERAFVELASRCQAVICCRVTPKQKALIVALVKKYQNVVTLAIGDGANDVNMIKTADIGVGVAGQEGMQAVQNSDYVLAQFCFLRRLLLVHGRWSYMRVCKFLRYFLYKTLAGMMVQIWFAFYSGFTAQPLYEGWFLALFNLLYSTLPVLYIGLFEQDVSAERSLELPELYIAGQKEELFNYWVILQAIAHGTATSLVNFFMTLWVSQNSAGPVSLSDYQSFAVVVALSSLLSITMEVILITRYWTVLSVLAIFLSLCFYVVMTSLTQSMWLFKHSPKNFPFLYADLNVLTQPPIMLVILLNVSLNTLPMLAFRVIYQALKKPQRKEEVEKVTSEEIIAVEPVPCIRRESPARRSSYAFSHREGYADLITQGTILRRSPGVNSDMLVDHTMPPDEPSGSMKESSWYPRKMSFLGRKRHSHHGKVSSEDMQPPSEVSSLTMDRRSAPHPQPLNKTWPSGSLQEKLTYSPESLPPTEMPLSALESQMTSVESQTLPSSQLSLQSQPAYLPQEKTSLWNIRKLSWKNWPYVWQKEPEPRREGILPVSSSNLSAVMETVPPSAKGSSISEQPMEVEPSPVEREPSPMEWLPEPSGDQAAPNLAEQLPWPLGHQ; encoded by the exons ATGGGCAGTCTCGCGTACCGAGAAGACCTTGACGAGGAGAAGAACTCAG AGTtcacctgggaggtgcaggccaACAACCGGGCCTACAACAGCCAGTTCAAGGAGAAGGTCTTTCTGTGTTGGCAGAGAAGGAAGTATAAG AAGAACATCATCCACACGGCCAAGTACAATGTCTTCTCCTTCCTGCCCTTGAACCTGTATGAGCAGTTCCACCGCTTTTCCAACCTCTACTTCCTTCTCATCATCCTCCTCCAG GGCATCCCCGAGATCTCCACGCTGCCCTGGTTCACACTGTTCGCCCCACTCGTCTGCCTCCTCACCATCCGGGCCATCCGAGACCTGGTGGATGATATT GGGAGACACAGGAGTGACAAGATCGTCAACAATCGGCCATGCCAGATCCTAATGGGGAAGAG CTttctgtggagaaaatggaagaatctacatgtgggagacctggtctGTCTGCATAAAGACAGCATTGTCCCG GCTGACTTGGTTTTGCTGGCCAGCACAGAGCCCAGCAGCTTGTGCTATGTGGAGACGGCTGACATCGACGG GGAGACCAACTTGAAGTTCAGGCAGGCCCCAATGATCACGCACCACGAGCTGACCAGTATAAGGAAGATAGCCTCCTTCCAAG GGAAGGTGGTGTGTGAGGAACCCAACAGCCGAATGCACCACTTCGTCGGGTGCCTGGAGTGGAAGGGCAAGAAATACCCCCTGGATAGTGGCAACATCCTCTTGCGAGGCTGCAAGGTCCGGAACACAGACACCTGCTATGGACTGGTCGTCTATGCCG GTTTTGACACAAAAATCATGAAGAACTGTGGCAAGATCCATCTGAAGAGAACCAAGATAGACCATCTGATGAACAGACTGGTGGTCCTG ATCTTTGTGTCCATGGTGGTGGTTTCCGCAGTCCTGACCTTTGGCTTCTGGCACAAGGTGAAGGAGTTCAAGGCCAATCACCACTACGTGTCTGCCGTGCACATGCGCAGTGTGGCTATGGAGGCCTTCTTCATCTTCTGGGGCTTTCTCATCCTGCTCAGCGTCCTGGTGCCCATGGCCATGTTCATTAT CAGGGCAGAATTCATCTACCTGGGGAACAGCGTCTTCATCAACTGGGATGAGCACATGTACTATGAGCCCCAGGACCTGCCCGCCAAAGCGCGAAGCACCAGCCTCAATGACCTGCTGGGCCAGGTGGAGTACATCTTCTCCGACAAGACGGGCACGCTCACCCAGAACATCATGACCTTCAAGAAGTGCTGCATCAACGGAGTTGTCTACG GCCCAGAGGAGACCCCAGGCAAG GAGAACCCCTTCCTCTGGAACGAATTTGCTGATGGGAAGCTGCTATTCTGCAACGCGCAACTCCTGCAGGCTGTGCGGGCCAACCAGGACTGGCGGGTGCGCGAGTTCTGGCGCGTGCTGGCCGTTTGCCACACGGTGATGGTGCAGGAGAAGAACA ACCAGCTAGTGTACCAGGCAGCTTCCCCGGACGAGGAGGCACTAGTCACAGCGGCCCGAAATTTTGGCTACGTGTTCCTGGCACGCACGCAGGACAGCATCACCCTGATGGAGCTGGGGGAGGAGTGTGTGTACCAGGTCCTGGCCATGATGGACTTCAACAGCATCCGCAAGCGGATGTCAGTGCTGG TCCGCAAGCCCGAGGGCTCCATCTACCTCTACACCAAAGGGGCTGACACAGTCATCTATGAGCGCCTGCAAAAGAAAGGCGAGACAGAATGGGCCACAGAGGAGGCCTTGGCC TCCTTTGCCAAGGAGACCCTTCGGACATTGTGCCTGGCCTGCAAAGAGGTGGATGAGGAGGTGTATGAGGAGTGGCGGCAGCGGCACCAGGAGGCCAGCATCCTGCTGCAGAACCGTGCCCAGGCCCTGCACCAGGTGTACGAGGAGATGGAGCAGAGCCTTCAG ctcctgggAGCCACAGCCATCGAGGACAGGCTCCAGGACGGTGTCCTCGAAACCATCAAGTGTCTCAAGCAGGGGAACATCAAAGTGTGGGTCCTCACAGGGGACAAGCAAG AGACAGCGGTGAACATTGGTTTTGCCTGCGAGCTGCTCTCAGAGAACATGATCAttctggaggagaaggagatcgT GCGGATCCTCGAGGTCTACTgggagaacaacaacaacctgcaaggtggagaaaagaaagagctTCCCCTGCAGTTCAAGATGGCCTTGGTCATTAACGGGGAGTTCCTG GACCAGCTACTGCTGTCCCTGCGCAAGGAACCCCGAGCCCCGGTCCAGAACGTGAACGTGGACCCGTTGGAGTCCTGGCAGGAGccgggagaggagagggtggactTCCTGCAGGCCAGGCGCCTGTCCCTCATGTGGCGGACACTGGGGATCCAGCTGCGGAGCTCGGGGCTGGCGCCCCAGCACGAAGACTCCAAGACCCTCCGGAGTGCTGAGGAGCGGCGGGAGCGGGCCTTCGTGGAGCTGGCCTCCCGATGCCAGGCGGTCATCTGCTGCCGCGTGACGCCCAAGCAGAAGGCCCTGATCGTGGCGCTGGTCAAGAAATACCAGAATGTGGTGACCCTGGCCATCGGGGATGGCGCCAACGATGTCAACATGATCAAGA CTGCAGACATCGGCGTAGGGGTGGCAGGTCAGGAGGGCATGCAGGCGGTGCAGAACAGCGACTACGTGCTGGCCCAGTTCTGCTTCCTGCGGCGGCTGTTGCTGGTGCACGGACGCTGGTCCTACATGCGCGTCTGCAAGTTCCTGCGCTACTTCCTGTACAAGACGCTGGCCGGCATGATGGTCCAGATCTGGTTCGCCTTCTACAGCGGCTTCACTGCCCAG CCTCTGTACGAAGGTTGGTTCCTGGCGCTCTtcaacctgctgtacagcacccTCCCGGTCCTCTATATCGGGCTCTTTGAGCAG GATGTGAGCGCAGAGCGGAGCCTTGAGTTGCCGGAGCTGTACATCGCAGGCCAGAAGGAGGAGCTCTTCAACTACTGGGTCATCCTGCAAGCCATAGCCCACGGCACAGCCACCTCTCTGGTTAACTTCTTCATGACGCTCTGGGTCAGCCAGAACTCAGCTGGGCCTGTCAGCTTAAGTGACTACCAGTCCTTTGCAGTGGTCGTGGCCCTGTCCAGCCTGCTGTCCATCACTATGGAG GTCATCCTAATCACCAGGTACTGGACCGTCCTGTCTGTGCTGGCCATTTTCCTCAGCCTCTGCTTCTACGTGGTCATGACCAGCCTCACCCAGAGCATGTGGCTTTTCAAACACTCCCCCAAGAACTTCCCATTTCTAT ACGCTGACCTCAACGTGCTGACCCAGCCCCCCATCATGCTGGTGATCCTGCTGAATGTGTCACTGAACACCCTGCCTATGCTGGCCTTCCGTGTCATTTACCAAGCCCTCAAGAAGCCACAGCGCAAG GAAGAGGTAGAGAAAGTCACAAGTGAGGAGATCATCGCTGTGGAGCCTGTGCCCTGTATCCGTAGGGAGTCACCGGCCCGGCGCTCCAGCTATGCCTTCTCCCATCGGGAGGGCTATGCTGACCTCATCACGCAGGGCACGATTCTTCGGAGGTCACCGGGGGTCAACAGTGACATGCTGGTTGATCACACAATGCCACCTGATGAACCATCTGGGAGCATGAAGGAGTCCTCGTGGTACCCAAGGAAGATGTCATTTCTGGGGAGGAAGAGGCACTCACACCATGGGAAGGTGTCCTCTGAGGACATGCAGCCTCCCTCTGAGGTGAGCTCCTTGACCATGGATAGGCGGTCTGCTCCTCATCCCCAGCCTCTCAACAAAACCTGGCCATCTGGATCTTTACAGGAGAAGTTGACATATTCTCCTGAGAGTCTCCCGCCAACCGAGATGCCACTGTCAGCTCTAGAGAGCCAAATGACCTCTGTTGAGAGCCAGACGCTGCCTTCAAGCCAGCTGTCCCTGCAGAGCCAGCCAGCATACCTGCCACAGGAGAAGACATCCCTCTGGAATATCCGGAAACTGTCCTGGAAGAACTGGCCATACGTCTGGCAAAAGGAGCCTGAGC
- the ATP8B3 gene encoding phospholipid-transporting ATPase IK isoform X10: MDMLSQHLCFDWRNGGFDTKIMKNCGKIHLKRTKIDHLMNRLVVLIFVSMVVVSAVLTFGFWHKVKEFKANHHYVSAVHMRSVAMEAFFIFWGFLILLSVLVPMAMFIIRAEFIYLGNSVFINWDEHMYYEPQDLPAKARSTSLNDLLGQVEYIFSDKTGTLTQNIMTFKKCCINGVVYGPEETPGKENPFLWNEFADGKLLFCNAQLLQAVRANQDWRVREFWRVLAVCHTVMVQEKNNQLVYQAASPDEEALVTAARNFGYVFLARTQDSITLMELGEECVYQVLAMMDFNSIRKRMSVLVRKPEGSIYLYTKGADTVIYERLQKKGETEWATEEALASFAKETLRTLCLACKEVDEEVYEEWRQRHQEASILLQNRAQALHQVYEEMEQSLQLLGATAIEDRLQDGVLETIKCLKQGNIKVWVLTGDKQETAVNIGFACELLSENMIILEEKEIVRILEVYWENNNNLQGGEKKELPLQFKMALVINGEFLDQLLLSLRKEPRAPVQNVNVDPLESWQEPGEERVDFLQARRLSLMWRTLGIQLRSSGLAPQHEDSKTLRSAEERRERAFVELASRCQAVICCRVTPKQKALIVALVKKYQNVVTLAIGDGANDVNMIKTADIGVGVAGQEGMQAVQNSDYVLAQFCFLRRLLLVHGRWSYMRVCKFLRYFLYKTLAGMMVQIWFAFYSGFTAQPLYEGWFLALFNLLYSTLPVLYIGLFEQDVSAERSLELPELYIAGQKEELFNYWVILQAIAHGTATSLVNFFMTLWVSQNSAGPVSLSDYQSFAVVVALSSLLSITMEVILITRYWTVLSVLAIFLSLCFYVVMTSLTQSMWLFKHSPKNFPFLYADLNVLTQPPIMLVILLNVSLNTLPMLAFRVIYQALKKPQRKEEVEKVTSEEIIAVEPVPCIRRESPARRSSYAFSHREGYADLITQGTILRRSPGVNSDMLVDHTMPPDEPSGSMKESSWYPRKMSFLGRKRHSHHGKVSSEDMQPPSEVSSLTMDRRSAPHPQPLNKTWPSGSLQEKLTYSPESLPPTEMPLSALESQMTSVESQTLPSSQLSLQSQPAYLPQEKTSLWNIRKLSWKNWPYVWQKEPEPRREGILPVSSSNLSAVMETVPPSAKGSSISEQPMEVEPSPVEREPSPMEWLPEPSGDQAAPNLAEQLPWPLGHQ; this comes from the exons ATGGACATGTTGAGCCAGCACCTTTGTTTTGACTGGAGAAATGGGG GTTTTGACACAAAAATCATGAAGAACTGTGGCAAGATCCATCTGAAGAGAACCAAGATAGACCATCTGATGAACAGACTGGTGGTCCTG ATCTTTGTGTCCATGGTGGTGGTTTCCGCAGTCCTGACCTTTGGCTTCTGGCACAAGGTGAAGGAGTTCAAGGCCAATCACCACTACGTGTCTGCCGTGCACATGCGCAGTGTGGCTATGGAGGCCTTCTTCATCTTCTGGGGCTTTCTCATCCTGCTCAGCGTCCTGGTGCCCATGGCCATGTTCATTAT CAGGGCAGAATTCATCTACCTGGGGAACAGCGTCTTCATCAACTGGGATGAGCACATGTACTATGAGCCCCAGGACCTGCCCGCCAAAGCGCGAAGCACCAGCCTCAATGACCTGCTGGGCCAGGTGGAGTACATCTTCTCCGACAAGACGGGCACGCTCACCCAGAACATCATGACCTTCAAGAAGTGCTGCATCAACGGAGTTGTCTACG GCCCAGAGGAGACCCCAGGCAAG GAGAACCCCTTCCTCTGGAACGAATTTGCTGATGGGAAGCTGCTATTCTGCAACGCGCAACTCCTGCAGGCTGTGCGGGCCAACCAGGACTGGCGGGTGCGCGAGTTCTGGCGCGTGCTGGCCGTTTGCCACACGGTGATGGTGCAGGAGAAGAACA ACCAGCTAGTGTACCAGGCAGCTTCCCCGGACGAGGAGGCACTAGTCACAGCGGCCCGAAATTTTGGCTACGTGTTCCTGGCACGCACGCAGGACAGCATCACCCTGATGGAGCTGGGGGAGGAGTGTGTGTACCAGGTCCTGGCCATGATGGACTTCAACAGCATCCGCAAGCGGATGTCAGTGCTGG TCCGCAAGCCCGAGGGCTCCATCTACCTCTACACCAAAGGGGCTGACACAGTCATCTATGAGCGCCTGCAAAAGAAAGGCGAGACAGAATGGGCCACAGAGGAGGCCTTGGCC TCCTTTGCCAAGGAGACCCTTCGGACATTGTGCCTGGCCTGCAAAGAGGTGGATGAGGAGGTGTATGAGGAGTGGCGGCAGCGGCACCAGGAGGCCAGCATCCTGCTGCAGAACCGTGCCCAGGCCCTGCACCAGGTGTACGAGGAGATGGAGCAGAGCCTTCAG ctcctgggAGCCACAGCCATCGAGGACAGGCTCCAGGACGGTGTCCTCGAAACCATCAAGTGTCTCAAGCAGGGGAACATCAAAGTGTGGGTCCTCACAGGGGACAAGCAAG AGACAGCGGTGAACATTGGTTTTGCCTGCGAGCTGCTCTCAGAGAACATGATCAttctggaggagaaggagatcgT GCGGATCCTCGAGGTCTACTgggagaacaacaacaacctgcaaggtggagaaaagaaagagctTCCCCTGCAGTTCAAGATGGCCTTGGTCATTAACGGGGAGTTCCTG GACCAGCTACTGCTGTCCCTGCGCAAGGAACCCCGAGCCCCGGTCCAGAACGTGAACGTGGACCCGTTGGAGTCCTGGCAGGAGccgggagaggagagggtggactTCCTGCAGGCCAGGCGCCTGTCCCTCATGTGGCGGACACTGGGGATCCAGCTGCGGAGCTCGGGGCTGGCGCCCCAGCACGAAGACTCCAAGACCCTCCGGAGTGCTGAGGAGCGGCGGGAGCGGGCCTTCGTGGAGCTGGCCTCCCGATGCCAGGCGGTCATCTGCTGCCGCGTGACGCCCAAGCAGAAGGCCCTGATCGTGGCGCTGGTCAAGAAATACCAGAATGTGGTGACCCTGGCCATCGGGGATGGCGCCAACGATGTCAACATGATCAAGA CTGCAGACATCGGCGTAGGGGTGGCAGGTCAGGAGGGCATGCAGGCGGTGCAGAACAGCGACTACGTGCTGGCCCAGTTCTGCTTCCTGCGGCGGCTGTTGCTGGTGCACGGACGCTGGTCCTACATGCGCGTCTGCAAGTTCCTGCGCTACTTCCTGTACAAGACGCTGGCCGGCATGATGGTCCAGATCTGGTTCGCCTTCTACAGCGGCTTCACTGCCCAG CCTCTGTACGAAGGTTGGTTCCTGGCGCTCTtcaacctgctgtacagcacccTCCCGGTCCTCTATATCGGGCTCTTTGAGCAG GATGTGAGCGCAGAGCGGAGCCTTGAGTTGCCGGAGCTGTACATCGCAGGCCAGAAGGAGGAGCTCTTCAACTACTGGGTCATCCTGCAAGCCATAGCCCACGGCACAGCCACCTCTCTGGTTAACTTCTTCATGACGCTCTGGGTCAGCCAGAACTCAGCTGGGCCTGTCAGCTTAAGTGACTACCAGTCCTTTGCAGTGGTCGTGGCCCTGTCCAGCCTGCTGTCCATCACTATGGAG GTCATCCTAATCACCAGGTACTGGACCGTCCTGTCTGTGCTGGCCATTTTCCTCAGCCTCTGCTTCTACGTGGTCATGACCAGCCTCACCCAGAGCATGTGGCTTTTCAAACACTCCCCCAAGAACTTCCCATTTCTAT ACGCTGACCTCAACGTGCTGACCCAGCCCCCCATCATGCTGGTGATCCTGCTGAATGTGTCACTGAACACCCTGCCTATGCTGGCCTTCCGTGTCATTTACCAAGCCCTCAAGAAGCCACAGCGCAAG GAAGAGGTAGAGAAAGTCACAAGTGAGGAGATCATCGCTGTGGAGCCTGTGCCCTGTATCCGTAGGGAGTCACCGGCCCGGCGCTCCAGCTATGCCTTCTCCCATCGGGAGGGCTATGCTGACCTCATCACGCAGGGCACGATTCTTCGGAGGTCACCGGGGGTCAACAGTGACATGCTGGTTGATCACACAATGCCACCTGATGAACCATCTGGGAGCATGAAGGAGTCCTCGTGGTACCCAAGGAAGATGTCATTTCTGGGGAGGAAGAGGCACTCACACCATGGGAAGGTGTCCTCTGAGGACATGCAGCCTCCCTCTGAGGTGAGCTCCTTGACCATGGATAGGCGGTCTGCTCCTCATCCCCAGCCTCTCAACAAAACCTGGCCATCTGGATCTTTACAGGAGAAGTTGACATATTCTCCTGAGAGTCTCCCGCCAACCGAGATGCCACTGTCAGCTCTAGAGAGCCAAATGACCTCTGTTGAGAGCCAGACGCTGCCTTCAAGCCAGCTGTCCCTGCAGAGCCAGCCAGCATACCTGCCACAGGAGAAGACATCCCTCTGGAATATCCGGAAACTGTCCTGGAAGAACTGGCCATACGTCTGGCAAAAGGAGCCTGAGC